One genomic segment of Mobula hypostoma chromosome 2, sMobHyp1.1, whole genome shotgun sequence includes these proteins:
- the LOC134357679 gene encoding uncharacterized protein LOC134357679, with product MRGNVLLGNAASAPDVTSGLSPDCSRNRALSLPPSDHRKWIPILEIKSPLLPLVHFPAVEPEGRGQEERGQRREGLGEVALLSAVGAGSFSGRATFPGVLLESAEVSLRGLATGSSCVDSPAGCGVCGVHEAVGRLRAWRASELCRAASSVSANSIAELKMLPGQLSSSSILRVLLGFPLCSDGWRAEHRSHRNDPEQGDRRKWKGSSGVIQPVGVSGGSDCSSNSHRHQSRG from the exons ATGCGGG GAAACGTGCTCCTTGGCAACGCCGCTTCCGCCcctgacgtcacctccggtttgaGCCCCGACTGCAGCCGGAATAGAGCGCTTTCACTTCCTCCATCTGATCACCGGAAGTGGATACCCATTCTGGAGATTAAGTCACCTCTCCTGCCTCTTGTACATTTCCCAGCTGTTGAACCCGAGGGGAGAGGACAGGAAGAGCGAGGCCAGCGGAGAGAAG gccttggcgaagtggcccttctttccgcagttggagcaggtagcttctcgggccgggcaacgtttccgggggtgcttctcgagtccgcagaagtaTCACTTCGCGGACTTGCGACTGGCAGCAGCTGTGttgattcgccggcgggttgcggggtctgcggcgtccATGAGGCCGTCGGGAGATTGCGTGCCTGGAGAgcgtcagagttgtgcagagcggcctccagcgtgtcaGCCAACTCAATTGCCGAACTTAAG atgctgcctggtcagctgagttcctccagcattttgcgtgtgttgcttggatttcccctctgcag CGATGGGTGGAGAGCAGAGCACCGATCACATAGAAACGACCCTGAGCAAGGAGACCGCAGGAAATGGAAAGGAAGCAGTGGGGTCATCCAGCCAGTCGGAGTCAGTGGAGGGAGCGACTGTTCCTCAAACTCACATCGGCACCAAAGCCGTGGATGA